In Clostridium swellfunianum, a genomic segment contains:
- a CDS encoding ABC transporter ATP-binding protein translates to MLEIINLVKNYGKYTAVNNLNLTVDKGEIFGFVGPNGAGKTSTMKIIAGLMPPTSGQVYVDGIDAVNDSRKVKEKIGYMPDFFGVYDDLKVKEYLEFYASIYGISGQESRKICSDLLELVDLTAKENAYVDSLSRGMKQRLCLARSLVHNPELLILDEPASGMDPRARFEMKEILRTLKDMGKTIIISSHILPELAELCTTIGIIEKGSIVIKGTVEEIMLNLYNSRPIKVKVLGDITEAVAVLKEIPKVDRITAEGSIITIAFSGSEEEVSRLLGTLVSKKIQVVSFGQSEGNLEEIFMKVTEKAEAV, encoded by the coding sequence ATGCTAGAGATAATTAATCTTGTTAAAAACTATGGAAAATATACTGCAGTTAATAATCTTAATCTAACTGTTGACAAGGGAGAAATATTTGGTTTTGTAGGTCCTAATGGAGCTGGAAAAACTTCAACTATGAAAATAATAGCCGGACTTATGCCGCCAACTTCTGGGCAAGTGTATGTAGATGGAATAGATGCTGTCAATGACAGCCGAAAGGTTAAGGAGAAAATAGGCTATATGCCGGATTTCTTTGGAGTATATGATGATCTTAAGGTAAAAGAATACCTAGAATTTTATGCTTCTATATATGGCATAAGTGGACAAGAGAGTAGAAAAATTTGTAGTGACCTGCTTGAGCTCGTTGATTTAACTGCAAAGGAAAATGCTTATGTTGACAGCCTTTCAAGAGGTATGAAACAAAGATTATGCCTTGCTAGAAGCTTAGTACACAACCCAGAACTATTAATTTTGGATGAACCAGCTTCAGGAATGGACCCAAGAGCTAGATTTGAAATGAAAGAAATTCTAAGAACCTTAAAAGATATGGGGAAAACTATTATAATAAGCTCTCACATACTGCCTGAGCTTGCTGAGCTCTGTACTACAATAGGCATTATTGAAAAGGGCAGCATAGTGATAAAGGGAACAGTTGAAGAAATAATGCTAAACCTTTATAATTCAAGACCAATAAAAGTTAAAGTGCTTGGAGATATTACAGAAGCTGTAGCTGTGCTTAAGGAAATACCAAAAGTAGACAGAATAACAGCAGAGGGTTCTATTATTACTATAGCTTTTTCAGGAAGTGAAGAAGAAGTAAGCAGACTTCTTGGTACACTTGTTAGCAAAAAGATTCAAGTTGTGTCCTTTGGTCAAAGCGAAGGAAACCTTGAAGAGATATTCATGAAGGTCACTGAGAAAGCAGAAGCAGTGTAG
- a CDS encoding ABC transporter permease, translating to MKLNPVLNKELKVKMRNWKAAGMIGVYLLVLTLVAVFLIINMISGMSASSMNREASMATYISLSAIQFLLIVFIAPALTSGAISGERERQTLDLMLCTKLRPSSIVLGKLFSSLSQVILLIVASFPIFAIVFVFGGISVINLLQLFLFYIVTALLMGCIGIFFSTLIKRTTTSNVVTYGVILFILFGTIFLTAMYLQIFVYGKQVQVQPGMTPTQIKEPFLPILYTNPLVGFAALLMDQFGGNSGLGIPFIGSIMRLSKSGIKPWIVNTGVNFIVACGLFLWTSYKINPVRKKLSIKRNKKTQAVLEK from the coding sequence ATGAAACTTAACCCTGTTTTAAATAAAGAACTAAAGGTAAAAATGAGAAATTGGAAGGCTGCAGGTATGATTGGAGTATATCTGCTGGTTCTTACCTTAGTTGCCGTGTTTTTAATAATAAATATGATTAGCGGTATGTCTGCAAGCTCAATGAACCGTGAAGCATCAATGGCAACTTATATTAGTCTGTCAGCTATACAATTTTTGTTGATAGTATTTATAGCACCTGCACTAACCTCAGGAGCTATATCTGGAGAAAGGGAAAGACAAACCTTGGATTTAATGCTCTGTACAAAGCTTAGGCCAAGTTCAATTGTGCTAGGAAAGCTATTTTCTTCTCTAAGTCAGGTAATTCTTCTAATTGTAGCGTCTTTTCCTATTTTTGCTATAGTTTTTGTGTTTGGAGGAATATCAGTAATAAACTTGCTGCAATTATTTCTATTCTATATAGTAACCGCACTGCTTATGGGGTGCATAGGAATATTTTTCTCAACACTAATCAAGAGAACTACTACTTCTAATGTAGTTACTTATGGTGTAATTTTATTTATATTGTTTGGAACTATATTTTTAACAGCCATGTATTTACAGATTTTTGTTTATGGAAAGCAGGTTCAGGTACAGCCAGGAATGACACCAACTCAAATTAAGGAGCCTTTCCTTCCGATACTTTATACTAATCCTCTAGTTGGCTTTGCAGCACTTTTAATGGATCAATTTGGGGGAAACTCAGGGTTGGGAATACCTTTTATTGGCAGTATTATGAGACTGAGTAAAAGTGGTATAAAGCCCTGGATTGTTAATACTGGGGTTAATTTTATAGTAGCTTGTGGATTGTTTTTATGGACTTCATATAAAATAAATCCAGTTAGAAAGAAGCTATCTATTAAAAGAAACAAAAAAACTCAAGCTGTATTAGAAAAATAA
- a CDS encoding AAA family ATPase yields the protein MEINEKTIQDIVEKINKVENEVGKAIIGQKDIIRQVLLAIFTGGNVLLEGAPGLGKTQLVKTLAQVMELSFSRIQFTPDLMPADVVGTNIIVKDTDGDSSFEFQKGPIFANLVLADEINRATPKTQSALLEAMQERTVTVGKHTYKLEEPFMVLATQNPIEMEGTYPLPEAQLDRFLFKLDVKFPTLNELQAIMEVTVTNKEIQLNKIIDGRTILEMRKLFKEVPISKGVQEYALKVLLATHPENEQAPEVSRKYVSFGASPRAAQAMISAAKIRALMEGRFNVAFEDIKYVAYPALRHRIFLNFDAISDGITTDKLIAEILQSVNM from the coding sequence ATGGAGATTAATGAAAAAACAATTCAGGATATAGTAGAGAAAATTAATAAGGTGGAAAATGAAGTAGGAAAGGCTATAATAGGACAAAAAGATATTATAAGACAAGTACTGCTTGCAATATTTACAGGTGGGAATGTGCTTTTAGAAGGGGCGCCTGGTCTTGGTAAGACACAACTTGTTAAGACCTTGGCTCAGGTTATGGAGCTATCGTTCTCAAGAATTCAGTTTACTCCAGATCTTATGCCAGCAGATGTAGTAGGAACAAACATAATAGTTAAAGATACTGATGGAGACAGCTCCTTTGAGTTTCAAAAGGGGCCAATATTTGCGAATTTAGTTCTTGCAGACGAAATTAACAGAGCCACACCAAAAACCCAATCAGCGCTGCTTGAAGCTATGCAGGAAAGAACCGTTACTGTAGGCAAACATACTTATAAGCTTGAAGAACCTTTTATGGTTTTAGCGACACAAAATCCAATCGAAATGGAAGGAACCTACCCACTTCCAGAGGCACAGCTGGATAGATTTTTATTCAAATTAGATGTTAAGTTTCCTACCTTGAATGAGCTACAAGCTATTATGGAGGTTACAGTAACTAACAAGGAAATTCAGTTAAATAAAATAATAGATGGTCGAACTATTTTAGAAATGAGAAAACTATTTAAAGAGGTACCAATTTCAAAGGGTGTTCAAGAATATGCTCTAAAAGTACTTTTGGCAACTCATCCAGAAAATGAACAAGCTCCTGAGGTGTCTAGAAAATATGTAAGCTTTGGGGCAAGTCCAAGAGCGGCTCAGGCAATGATTAGTGCGGCTAAAATAAGAGCACTTATGGAAGGAAGGTTCAATGTAGCTTTTGAGGATATAAAATATGTGGCTTATCCGGCTTTAAGACATAGGATTTTCCTAAATTTTGATGCTATATCCGATGGCATTACAACAGATAAGCTAATAGCAGAAATTCTTCAAAGCGTAAATATGTGA
- a CDS encoding DUF58 domain-containing protein → MEDKNKLFDSEFFKILQNLNINIKKSANYGASGARKSRVKGTSVEFSDFREYVPGDDFRRIDWNAYGRFDKYFIKLFMEEREALINIFVDSSKSMSFGEPSKSALALRLAAAFSYIALNNLDRVCINSLKNKELKSIEALSGKLMLQRALSYLKDIEHEGTTDINASIVKKEFNSKGVSIILSDFFTDNGIEETVRYLTYKKQEVILIHILSPEELEPNYFGQVKLVDSETREDRNIILNPSIMKAYKKQLTTFKNSLKESAAKYGASYIEASSEESIDKIILEKFTRNGVVSSVR, encoded by the coding sequence ATGGAAGATAAGAATAAATTATTTGATTCTGAATTTTTTAAGATTCTGCAAAACTTAAATATAAATATTAAAAAGAGTGCAAACTATGGTGCTTCTGGAGCAAGGAAATCCAGAGTAAAAGGAACCTCTGTAGAGTTTTCGGACTTTAGGGAATATGTTCCTGGAGATGACTTTAGAAGAATTGATTGGAATGCTTATGGTAGATTTGATAAATATTTTATTAAGCTTTTCATGGAAGAAAGAGAAGCCTTAATTAATATCTTCGTTGACAGCAGTAAATCTATGAGCTTTGGGGAGCCCTCAAAGTCTGCTTTAGCTTTAAGACTTGCTGCTGCTTTTTCATATATTGCTTTAAACAACCTAGATAGGGTTTGTATAAATTCTTTAAAGAATAAAGAGTTAAAATCTATTGAAGCTTTAAGTGGAAAGCTGATGCTTCAAAGAGCGCTTAGTTATCTTAAGGACATTGAACACGAAGGAACAACTGACATTAATGCTTCTATTGTAAAGAAAGAGTTTAATAGCAAAGGGGTTTCAATTATACTTTCTGATTTTTTCACTGACAATGGAATAGAGGAGACCGTGAGATATTTAACCTATAAAAAGCAGGAGGTTATATTAATTCATATATTATCTCCGGAAGAGCTTGAGCCTAACTATTTTGGACAGGTTAAGCTTGTCGACAGTGAAACTAGAGAGGATAGAAACATTATATTAAATCCTTCAATAATGAAAGCTTATAAAAAACAGCTAACTACTTTTAAGAACAGTTTAAAGGAGAGCGCTGCGAAGTATGGTGCTTCATATATTGAGGCTTCATCAGAGGAGAGCATCGATAAAATTATATTAGAGAAGTTTACGAGAAACGGTGTGGTATCCAGTGTTAGATAA
- a CDS encoding 2'-5' RNA ligase family protein, translated as MNSKSVKRCIMIFPHFDNMNIIDEIRDKYDPLSKKVRPHITLVFPFESSISKEELEEYLSKVLKETRSFKLTLEGIIKVDNSTGLYLFLKIQEGIKEIKAIHNRLYEGMLSQYKPNWLNQVEFMPHMTIGCFTDRDELWNAYNAIATIKERFSTLIEKVSVEIIDENEDSNIEIEMNLRK; from the coding sequence ATGAATTCAAAAAGTGTAAAGCGCTGCATAATGATATTTCCTCATTTTGATAATATGAATATAATTGATGAAATTAGAGATAAGTATGACCCTCTTTCTAAGAAGGTAAGACCACATATTACTCTTGTTTTTCCATTTGAAAGTAGTATAAGTAAGGAAGAATTGGAAGAGTATTTATCAAAAGTTTTGAAAGAAACGAGAAGTTTTAAATTAACCTTAGAAGGAATAATTAAAGTTGATAATAGTACTGGACTATATTTATTTCTTAAAATACAAGAGGGAATTAAAGAAATAAAAGCTATTCACAACAGATTATATGAAGGCATGTTGAGTCAGTATAAACCTAATTGGCTAAATCAGGTAGAATTTATGCCTCATATGACTATAGGCTGTTTTACTGATAGGGATGAATTGTGGAATGCCTATAATGCTATTGCCACAATTAAAGAGAGATTTTCTACATTAATTGAAAAAGTATCTGTAGAAATTATTGATGAAAATGAAGATTCAAATATTGAGATAGAAATGAATTTAAGAAAATAG
- a CDS encoding GNAT family N-acetyltransferase — MGLNRLKMLDIVRNQLAIDMNCRVQDFAKEGIVFCEAKLNEERRKFDRQSPFLEVATMGKGIVVSADKDILHKIMPILKNKTRDDIFAAPFLYGHSLYYVPDYDRIQKLPLPDGFSYYIKEGKEIHQLYKIPGFENAILYDINHPRPDVIVIYAVKGNEIVAMAGASADCSSMWQIGIDVLPEFRNKGLAKGLVSNLAVIIMERGIVPYYGTASSNIASQCVAYRSGFVPTWMCSYKNIFDGTSPYREGIPN, encoded by the coding sequence ATGGGACTAAATAGATTAAAAATGTTAGATATTGTACGAAATCAATTAGCAATAGATATGAATTGCAGGGTTCAGGATTTTGCCAAAGAAGGAATAGTGTTTTGTGAAGCCAAATTAAATGAAGAAAGGCGAAAGTTTGACAGACAATCACCTTTTCTTGAAGTTGCAACAATGGGGAAAGGTATAGTTGTTTCTGCAGATAAAGATATTTTACATAAAATTATGCCGATATTAAAAAATAAAACAAGAGATGATATATTTGCAGCTCCTTTTTTGTACGGTCACTCTCTTTATTACGTTCCTGATTATGATAGGATACAAAAACTACCCTTGCCGGATGGTTTTAGTTACTACATAAAAGAGGGAAAGGAAATACACCAATTATATAAGATACCAGGTTTTGAGAATGCAATTTTATATGATATAAATCATCCTCGTCCAGATGTAATTGTAATATATGCAGTAAAGGGTAATGAAATTGTTGCTATGGCAGGAGCATCTGCCGACTGCAGTTCAATGTGGCAAATAGGTATAGATGTTTTACCTGAGTTTAGAAACAAGGGACTTGCAAAAGGTTTAGTTAGCAATCTTGCAGTAATAATTATGGAGAGAGGAATAGTACCATACTATGGAACTGCTTCATCTAACATAGCCTCACAATGTGTTGCTTATAGAAGTGGGTTTGTTCCAACATGGATGTGTTCTTATAAAAATATTTTTGATGGGACATCACCCTATAGAGAGGGGATACCAAATTAG